Proteins from one Prevotella sp. E2-28 genomic window:
- a CDS encoding PqqD family protein, which translates to MKTKKGFNLRTICGENIIVAEGIENIDFSRIISMNESAAYLWKNIQGTDFDVDSLTKLLLEEYEIDEATAQNDAAQLVTKWQEAGIIE; encoded by the coding sequence ATGAAGACAAAGAAAGGTTTTAACTTACGTACAATCTGTGGTGAGAACATCATCGTGGCAGAAGGTATTGAGAATATAGATTTCAGTCGTATCATTAGTATGAATGAATCGGCTGCTTATCTTTGGAAAAATATTCAAGGAACAGATTTCGACGTTGATTCATTGACGAAACTGCTCCTTGAAGAATATGAAATCGATGAGGCTACAGCTCAGAATGATGCTGCGCAACTTGTCACGAAGTGGCAGGAAGCGGGTATCATAGAGTAA
- the ispE gene encoding 4-(cytidine 5'-diphospho)-2-C-methyl-D-erythritol kinase, translating to MIVFPIAKINLGLNVVERRPDGYHNLETVFFPVKLEDALEVTLMDEAFPSPFDCDLKVTNINIEGEEQRNLVVKAYNLLKKDFPQMPRVHAHLYKAIPTQAGMGGGSSDCAAMLLLLNNMFKLGLTNQQLIDYAAKLGADCPIFILNKPAYAEGIGERLQTIDLNLSGYYLAIVRPDIPVPTKEAFSRIVPCKPEKNCRMIVGQPIETWRKELVNDFEKSVFALHPEIGQIKERLYDMGAVYAAMSGSGSAVFGIFREQPDLSTDFGTMYNKVLTL from the coding sequence ATGATTGTATTTCCCATAGCAAAGATTAATTTAGGACTAAACGTCGTAGAACGTCGTCCTGACGGATACCATAACTTGGAAACAGTATTCTTCCCCGTAAAACTGGAAGATGCACTAGAGGTTACATTAATGGACGAGGCATTCCCCTCGCCTTTTGATTGCGACCTTAAAGTTACAAATATCAACATTGAAGGTGAAGAGCAACGTAACCTAGTAGTCAAGGCATACAACTTGCTAAAAAAGGATTTCCCACAGATGCCCCGTGTACATGCTCATCTTTATAAAGCCATTCCTACACAAGCAGGAATGGGCGGAGGATCGAGCGACTGCGCTGCTATGCTACTCTTACTGAACAATATGTTCAAACTGGGACTGACGAATCAACAGTTGATTGATTATGCAGCCAAACTAGGTGCCGACTGTCCGATATTTATCCTAAACAAGCCAGCCTATGCTGAAGGCATCGGAGAGCGCCTACAAACAATAGACCTGAATCTATCAGGATATTATCTTGCAATAGTTAGGCCCGATATTCCTGTACCTACGAAAGAAGCCTTTTCACGCATCGTACCTTGTAAGCCAGAGAAGAACTGTCGTATGATTGTAGGACAGCCTATAGAGACATGGCGCAAGGAACTAGTAAACGATTTCGAGAAAAGCGTATTTGCACTGCATCCAGAAATAGGACAAATAAAAGAACGGCTCTATGACATGGGAGCCGTCTATGCTGCAATGAGTGGCAGTGGTAGTGCTGTATTTGGGATATTCCGTGAGCAGCCCGACCTTAGCACTGACTTTGGTACGATGTACAACAAGGTACTTACTCTATGA
- the nth gene encoding endonuclease III, with amino-acid sequence MKREERYRIILEHFRKEMPEVNTELEFGSVFQLLVAVILSAQCTDKRVNQVTPELFRHFPDAKHMAQAEAEELLVYISSVSYPNSKAKHLSEMARLLMEKHHGEVPSDMNELLDLPGVGRKTANVIQAVAFGQAKMAVDTHVYRVSHRLGLVSKQDNTPYKVEMTLMKYIPEEEVPRAHHWLLLHGRYVCTSRTPHCNKCALESVCPKLFENSRLEH; translated from the coding sequence ATGAAAAGAGAAGAGCGTTATAGGATAATATTAGAGCACTTCCGCAAGGAGATGCCAGAAGTAAACACAGAATTAGAATTTGGTAGCGTATTTCAATTACTTGTTGCCGTGATACTTAGTGCACAATGTACGGATAAGCGCGTCAACCAAGTCACACCAGAACTTTTCCGTCATTTCCCAGACGCTAAGCACATGGCTCAAGCTGAAGCGGAAGAGCTATTGGTGTATATCAGTAGTGTGAGTTATCCCAATTCTAAAGCTAAGCATCTTTCTGAGATGGCACGACTACTGATGGAGAAGCATCACGGCGAAGTACCATCAGACATGAATGAACTTCTGGATTTGCCTGGTGTAGGACGAAAGACTGCAAATGTAATTCAGGCAGTTGCTTTCGGACAGGCAAAAATGGCTGTAGATACACATGTCTATAGGGTAAGTCATCGATTAGGCTTAGTATCAAAACAAGATAACACGCCCTATAAGGTGGAGATGACTTTGATGAAATATATTCCAGAAGAAGAGGTACCTCGTGCTCATCACTGGCTATTGCTTCACGGTCGTTACGTCTGCACATCACGCACTCCTCATTGCAATAAATGTGCATTGGAGTCTGTTTGTCCGAAATTATTTGAAAACTCAAGATTAGAACATTGA
- a CDS encoding ATP-binding protein, with product MIKIKSYSLSTRLAISILLLAAPIFIISMGVLFFQSRQIIRHEAVGRANSALNSTMQRLALNLITIETATNAYSWLAEQQMNPDSLLAISHNVVALNPHIDGCSISAEPELFPEMGRYFSAYTIRENDSVITVIEEKYEYFQKIWYKTPKQLGAPCWAVYFDEADSLELTIDGMLASYGKPLYNENNIIIGIISTDLSLLQLSKIMSEERPYPNSYFMMLDGDGHYVVHPDSSRLFNKTIFDGTNPRDHSDLITLGHEMTAGKKGGMPVDINGTSCLVCYEPVPGTTWSLAIVCPENDILKGYYKLTNILISLLIVGLLLIMVLCHRAVAHAIRPINQLLVKTRSIAEGNMEVHISSSKRIDAVGRLQNSFAAMLQALNFHIGSVRYITEKTQLRNEELEQVTKLAKEADHQKTAFIQNVSHQIRTPLNIIMGFAQILKETGTQHEAMSEDEMKSITSTMEHHSKLLYRLVNMLFDSSDTGFSEELNNHQFDLVNCNDIARESITYLKQHYPNANITFESDLPDDFCFQTNHLYLLRCLRELLYNSAKYSDGQHILLKISHTSKLVSFIVEDKGMGIDEADRERMFKFFTKVDDLSEGLGLGLPLAKRHALNLGGDMRLDETYHEGCRFVLELPLKLNDYD from the coding sequence ATGATTAAGATAAAGTCATATAGTCTTTCCACACGTCTCGCTATCAGCATCCTGCTCCTAGCTGCGCCCATATTCATCATATCGATGGGGGTACTCTTCTTCCAGTCACGACAGATTATCAGACATGAAGCCGTAGGACGTGCCAACAGTGCCCTTAATTCTACGATGCAACGTTTGGCTCTGAATCTCATCACCATAGAAACAGCCACGAATGCCTATAGTTGGTTGGCTGAGCAACAGATGAACCCAGATTCCCTGCTTGCCATTTCTCACAATGTAGTTGCCCTCAATCCCCACATTGACGGTTGTTCTATCAGCGCCGAACCAGAGTTATTTCCCGAAATGGGCCGGTATTTCTCAGCTTATACCATTAGAGAGAACGATAGCGTCATTACTGTGATTGAAGAGAAATACGAATATTTCCAGAAAATCTGGTATAAAACACCGAAACAACTGGGTGCACCATGCTGGGCTGTATATTTTGATGAAGCCGATTCACTGGAACTTACCATTGATGGTATGTTGGCATCATACGGCAAGCCCCTATATAATGAAAATAATATAATAATAGGTATTATTTCTACTGACCTCTCATTACTTCAGCTTTCGAAGATTATGTCTGAGGAGCGTCCCTACCCCAACAGTTACTTCATGATGCTTGACGGCGATGGGCACTATGTTGTACATCCAGACTCTTCACGTCTTTTCAACAAGACTATTTTTGACGGCACCAATCCACGCGACCATAGTGACCTCATCACACTGGGACATGAAATGACCGCTGGAAAGAAGGGAGGCATGCCCGTCGATATTAACGGGACCTCTTGTCTGGTATGCTATGAACCCGTACCAGGAACCACATGGAGCCTTGCTATCGTTTGTCCTGAGAATGATATTCTGAAAGGGTATTATAAACTGACAAACATTCTGATATCACTTCTTATTGTAGGATTACTACTTATTATGGTGCTTTGTCACAGAGCCGTGGCTCATGCGATACGCCCTATCAACCAATTGTTAGTAAAGACACGCAGCATTGCTGAAGGCAATATGGAAGTACACATAAGTAGTAGTAAGCGAATTGATGCTGTTGGACGTCTTCAAAATAGTTTCGCAGCTATGTTACAAGCACTCAACTTCCACATAGGCAGCGTACGCTATATCACAGAAAAGACCCAACTCCGTAATGAGGAACTGGAGCAGGTCACAAAACTTGCAAAAGAGGCTGACCATCAGAAAACGGCTTTCATACAGAACGTGTCACATCAGATACGCACACCGCTCAATATCATCATGGGGTTTGCACAGATTCTGAAAGAGACGGGCACACAACATGAAGCAATGTCAGAAGACGAGATGAAGAGCATTACTAGTACAATGGAGCACCATTCAAAACTATTATATCGTTTGGTCAATATGCTGTTTGACAGTTCTGACACAGGTTTCTCTGAGGAACTAAACAACCATCAGTTTGACCTAGTAAACTGCAATGATATTGCACGAGAATCCATCACTTATCTCAAGCAGCATTACCCCAATGCTAACATTACATTTGAATCTGACCTTCCTGATGATTTCTGCTTCCAGACAAATCACCTATACCTCCTGCGTTGTTTGCGAGAGCTTTTATATAACTCTGCAAAATACTCTGACGGTCAACATATTCTGCTTAAAATCTCACACACATCAAAGTTGGTAAGTTTTATTGTAGAAGATAAAGGAATGGGGATAGACGAAGCTGACAGAGAGCGCATGTTCAAATTCTTCACGAAAGTAGATGATTTATCAGAGGGGTTAGGACTGGGACTCCCATTGGCAAAACGCCATGCATTGAATCTTGGTGGTGATATGAGACTCGATGAAACATATCACGAAGGATGCCGTTTCGTCCTTGAATTACCTTTGAAACTGAATGATTACGATTGA
- a CDS encoding cache domain-containing protein, which produces MFNIPKIINKTLSVRLSLMVVLAMTLLLMSSLVFMLHYSRKAVKEEALQKASQTLDGTIARIDNILLSTEQTAGNFYFMMRHQLNDSNKIYAFSRELVESNPYISGCAIAFKPGFYEGCDEFMAYYHRSEEEESKIIKSRTFGTTSYTQQLWYTHTMKTGKSQWINPMTDVEGVTEPIVTFSLPIWNSKRETVGVMGIDVSLELLSHIVLEAKPSPNSYCTMLDGDGQYIVHPDSNKLFRQAIFSQKEYESDENLREAAKAMLAGESGYRSFKLNNINHFIFYKPFVRTSVKVRSMEALHWYIGIIYPEDDIFGDYDSLLTYVLAIALIGLLLIFILCRFIIHRQLLPLRMLTESAQRIAEGKFNEQIPEGHHHHDEIGRLQDNFQRMQQSLASNIGELEQLKANIQERGEELKKVYNEVKKADRIKTAFLHNMTNQMISPAESIDKDVIKLCDHDTSSEETAQLAEDIQQSGNTITKLLNDLIRMSEEEMRKEGAHD; this is translated from the coding sequence ATGTTTAACATACCTAAGATAATCAATAAGACACTATCAGTACGACTTAGTTTGATGGTTGTGTTGGCCATGACACTGTTACTCATGTCCTCACTAGTCTTTATGCTACATTATTCTAGGAAAGCTGTCAAGGAAGAGGCATTACAGAAAGCTTCACAGACACTCGACGGCACTATAGCCCGCATAGACAACATATTGCTTAGCACAGAACAGACCGCTGGTAATTTCTACTTTATGATGCGCCACCAACTGAACGACTCAAACAAAATTTATGCGTTCAGTAGAGAACTGGTAGAATCCAACCCGTATATTTCCGGATGTGCCATCGCCTTTAAACCTGGATTTTATGAGGGTTGTGACGAATTCATGGCTTATTACCATCGTTCTGAGGAAGAAGAATCTAAAATAATAAAGTCAAGGACTTTTGGCACAACAAGTTATACACAACAACTTTGGTACACGCACACCATGAAAACGGGAAAGTCACAATGGATTAATCCTATGACTGACGTTGAAGGCGTAACCGAGCCAATCGTAACCTTTAGTCTGCCTATATGGAATAGTAAGAGAGAGACCGTTGGTGTGATGGGGATTGACGTATCACTTGAACTACTCTCGCACATAGTGCTTGAGGCAAAACCTTCTCCTAATTCCTATTGCACCATGCTCGATGGTGACGGTCAGTATATCGTACACCCCGATAGCAACAAGTTATTTAGACAGGCCATCTTCTCACAGAAGGAATACGAGTCAGATGAAAACTTAAGGGAAGCTGCAAAGGCTATGCTTGCAGGCGAATCAGGATACCGTTCATTCAAGTTGAATAACATCAACCACTTCATTTTCTATAAACCGTTTGTACGTACATCCGTAAAGGTACGTTCTATGGAAGCGCTACATTGGTATATAGGAATCATCTATCCTGAAGATGACATCTTCGGAGATTATGACAGTCTGCTGACTTATGTATTAGCCATAGCTCTTATAGGTCTGCTCCTGATATTCATTCTCTGCCGATTCATTATCCACCGTCAATTGCTGCCATTGAGGATGCTCACAGAATCAGCACAGCGTATTGCGGAGGGAAAATTCAACGAACAGATTCCTGAGGGACATCATCACCACGACGAGATTGGCCGACTACAGGACAACTTCCAAAGAATGCAGCAATCACTGGCCTCCAATATCGGAGAACTAGAACAGCTAAAAGCCAACATACAGGAACGTGGTGAAGAATTAAAGAAAGTATATAACGAAGTCAAAAAAGCAGACCGCATAAAAACTGCTTTCCTACATAACATGACTAATCAGATGATTAGTCCAGCCGAAAGTATTGACAAAGATGTCATCAAACTTTGTGACCACGACACTTCATCTGAAGAGACTGCCCAACTGGCTGAAGATATACAGCAAAGCGGAAATACTATCACCAAACTGCTCAACGACCTGATTCGCATGTCGGAAGAGGAAATGAGAAAGGAGGGTGCTCATGATTAA
- a CDS encoding GH25 family lysozyme, which yields MRYLLIIILALSVSSFTHHHKQIQNELNYYLQRHSVQDEGFDMVARYAEEGDSTLAAYMPRGEFKLTSFLHLKDYKREGKCLAKDMYGRIIIGHFHADTLVYGIRVDSLGIYSGQFNRHLQACGHGAYQSADNTYYEGHWDTDRRNGFGFWVSPTNLKAGIWRNGQFRGERMVYTTERIYGIDISRYQHEIGRRRYGINWKQLRIKGLGRRISQQRVNGEVNYPVSFVYIKSTEGISIENRYFAGDYNSCHHYNIPVGAYHFFSTRQDPALQASHFLKNTMFKRGDLPPMLDIEPSDAMIEQAGGPEVMFKNIRIWLNIVEKRTGVKPLLYINQRFVNTWLDYAPDLKSDYHFWIARYGEYKPDIHLSIWQLSADGYVQGIQGNVDLNVFNGYQGQWDEFIREQTIR from the coding sequence ATGCGATATTTGTTAATCATCATACTTGCACTGTCAGTCAGTTCATTCACGCATCATCATAAACAGATACAGAATGAACTGAATTATTATTTACAACGACACTCCGTTCAGGATGAAGGCTTCGATATGGTCGCTCGCTATGCAGAGGAAGGTGATTCTACACTTGCCGCATACATGCCCAGAGGAGAATTTAAGTTAACAAGTTTCCTACACCTCAAGGATTATAAGCGAGAAGGAAAGTGCTTGGCTAAAGATATGTATGGTCGCATCATCATAGGGCATTTTCATGCGGATACTCTTGTTTATGGTATTCGTGTAGATTCATTAGGAATTTACTCAGGTCAGTTTAATAGACATTTACAGGCTTGTGGACACGGTGCTTACCAATCTGCTGATAATACCTATTATGAGGGACATTGGGATACTGATCGTAGAAATGGTTTTGGGTTCTGGGTGTCACCGACAAACCTAAAGGCTGGTATCTGGCGTAATGGTCAGTTCCGTGGTGAACGGATGGTTTATACTACAGAACGTATCTATGGCATAGATATCTCACGCTATCAGCATGAGATAGGTCGTCGTCGATATGGTATCAACTGGAAACAATTACGTATCAAAGGCCTAGGACGTCGTATCAGTCAGCAGCGTGTTAATGGCGAAGTTAATTATCCGGTTTCGTTTGTCTATATCAAATCTACAGAAGGAATTTCTATAGAGAACCGCTATTTTGCTGGTGATTATAATAGTTGTCATCATTATAATATTCCAGTTGGCGCCTATCATTTCTTCTCTACACGTCAAGATCCTGCGTTACAGGCTTCTCATTTTCTAAAAAACACCATGTTCAAACGTGGCGACTTGCCTCCTATGCTTGATATTGAACCCAGTGATGCTATGATAGAACAGGCTGGAGGTCCAGAGGTCATGTTTAAGAATATTCGTATTTGGCTGAATATAGTAGAGAAACGAACTGGTGTGAAACCGCTTTTATATATAAATCAGCGTTTTGTCAATACATGGTTAGACTACGCTCCTGATTTGAAAAGTGACTATCATTTCTGGATTGCTCGCTATGGTGAATACAAACCAGATATTCACCTGTCTATATGGCAGCTAAGTGCCGATGGATATGTACAGGGTATTCAGGGTAATGTCGATTTGAATGTCTTCAATGGCTATCAAGGTCAGTGGGATGAATTTATACGTGAACAAACGATACGTTAA
- a CDS encoding sensor histidine kinase KdpD, with protein MKKSTIWIIAIIMGLSFLGLLYMQISYIEEIAKMKKEQFDESVNRSLYQASRNLEVNETLRYLEKDVNDVERRAYSQDSIIVNGLDGSIQHAHQFSVSADDGTFYSEFELKTFATKPANVPKAMMMHSDKDQLSEATKSLQEIVRNRYVYQKALLDEVVYNILYTASEKPLKERVNFKLLDLDIRTELLNNGIDIPYHLTVSTTDGREVYRCPDYTEAGEHWSYSQVLFRNDPSTKMGIVKIHFPDMDSYIYSSVRFMIPAVIFTIVLLLTFIFTIVVIFRQKRYTEIKNDFINNMTHELKTPISSISLAAQMLGDESVSKSPAMMKHLSTVIGDESRRLRFLVEKVLQMSMFDRKSTSFKKKELDLNELLEQTAATFNLRVEHTGGKINTEIEAIDSAIFVDEVHFQNAITNLLDNAVKYRKTDKPVNIHIRTWNEGEHLCFSISDDGQGIKKENVKKVFDKFYRVHTGNVHDVKGFGLGLAYVKEIINLHEGEIKCESELGKGTKFTITLPILKEDRE; from the coding sequence ATGAAGAAATCAACGATATGGATTATAGCAATCATCATGGGCCTCTCCTTCCTTGGACTGCTCTATATGCAAATCTCGTATATAGAGGAGATTGCCAAGATGAAGAAAGAACAGTTTGATGAAAGCGTAAACCGCAGTCTTTATCAAGCTTCGCGTAATCTGGAGGTGAACGAGACGCTACGCTATCTTGAAAAGGATGTTAATGATGTGGAGCGTAGAGCCTATTCTCAGGATTCCATTATCGTAAACGGATTGGATGGTAGCATCCAACATGCGCACCAGTTCTCAGTGTCAGCTGATGACGGCACGTTTTACTCAGAATTTGAGTTGAAGACTTTTGCCACGAAGCCTGCTAATGTGCCAAAGGCCATGATGATGCATTCTGATAAGGATCAACTATCAGAAGCCACCAAGTCATTGCAGGAAATCGTTCGCAATCGTTATGTTTATCAGAAAGCACTGCTTGATGAGGTTGTGTATAATATACTATATACAGCCAGTGAAAAGCCTTTGAAGGAGCGCGTTAATTTCAAGCTGCTGGATTTGGATATTCGTACGGAATTGTTGAATAATGGAATAGACATTCCCTATCACCTCACCGTATCTACAACCGATGGGCGCGAAGTGTACCGTTGTCCAGACTATACAGAAGCGGGTGAACACTGGAGCTATTCACAGGTCCTGTTCCGCAACGACCCCTCTACAAAGATGGGTATAGTGAAGATCCATTTCCCGGATATGGATTCGTACATCTATTCTAGCGTGCGATTCATGATTCCCGCAGTGATCTTTACGATAGTTCTGCTGCTTACGTTTATCTTCACCATTGTGGTCATCTTCCGCCAGAAGCGCTACACGGAAATCAAGAATGACTTCATTAATAATATGACTCACGAGTTGAAGACACCTATCAGTAGTATCTCTCTGGCAGCTCAAATGCTGGGCGACGAATCGGTATCTAAGAGTCCTGCAATGATGAAGCATCTGAGTACGGTTATTGGTGATGAGTCACGTCGTCTGCGTTTCCTCGTAGAGAAAGTACTTCAAATGTCTATGTTCGACCGCAAGTCCACATCGTTTAAGAAGAAGGAACTCGATCTCAATGAGTTATTGGAGCAGACTGCAGCCACCTTTAATCTCCGTGTCGAGCATACGGGTGGAAAGATTAATACGGAAATCGAAGCCATTGATTCTGCTATCTTCGTTGATGAGGTGCATTTCCAGAATGCAATTACCAATCTGTTGGACAATGCCGTGAAGTATCGTAAGACTGATAAACCCGTGAATATCCATATCCGTACTTGGAATGAAGGTGAGCATCTGTGCTTCTCTATCAGCGACGACGGGCAAGGTATCAAGAAAGAGAACGTGAAGAAGGTCTTCGATAAGTTCTATCGCGTCCATACAGGTAATGTGCATGATGTAAAGGGCTTCGGACTTGGACTTGCTTACGTGAAAGAGATTATTAATCTGCATGAAGGGGAAATTAAGTGCGAAAGTGAATTGGGTAAAGGTACGAAGTTTACGATCACCTTACCTATATTAAAAGAAGACAGAGAATAA
- a CDS encoding response regulator transcription factor, whose amino-acid sequence MEDRLKILLCEDDENLGMLLREYLAAKGYEAELCPDGEAGFKAFMKTKFDICVLDVMMPKKDGFTLAQEIRTANSEIPIIFLTAKTLKEDILEGFKIGADDYITKPFSMEELVFRIEAILRRVRGKKNKESTLYHIGNFVFDTQKQLLSIGDQQTKLTTKENELLALLCSHANEILQRDFALKTIWIDDNYFNARSMDVYITKLRKHLKDDPQIEIINIHGKGYKLITPEED is encoded by the coding sequence ATGGAAGACAGACTGAAAATTTTGCTTTGTGAGGACGATGAGAACCTCGGCATGTTGTTGCGTGAATATCTGGCAGCCAAAGGTTATGAGGCTGAGTTGTGTCCTGATGGTGAGGCTGGTTTCAAGGCATTTATGAAGACCAAGTTCGACATCTGTGTACTCGATGTGATGATGCCAAAGAAGGACGGTTTCACACTGGCTCAGGAAATTCGTACTGCCAACTCTGAAATTCCTATTATATTCCTTACGGCAAAGACGCTGAAAGAGGATATCCTGGAAGGTTTCAAGATTGGTGCTGACGATTATATTACCAAACCCTTCTCTATGGAGGAACTGGTATTCCGTATAGAGGCTATCCTGCGCCGTGTACGTGGTAAGAAGAATAAGGAGTCAACTCTCTATCACATTGGTAACTTTGTGTTTGATACACAGAAGCAGTTGCTCTCAATCGGTGATCAGCAGACTAAGTTGACTACTAAGGAGAATGAACTTCTGGCTCTGCTCTGCTCTCATGCTAACGAGATTCTGCAGCGCGACTTTGCCCTGAAGACCATCTGGATTGATGATAACTATTTTAACGCCCGCTCTATGGATGTGTATATCACCAAGTTGCGCAAGCACCTGAAGGACGATCCTCAGATTGAGATTATCAACATTCACGGAAAAGGTTATAAACTCATTACACCCGAAGAAGATTAA